Proteins encoded by one window of Actinocorallia herbida:
- a CDS encoding family 43 glycosylhydrolase, protein MISSMGHAGLRARIAVVAAALVAAAGLVGAPQRAALAAPAEGYANPVSAGAVDTLPDPAMIKAKDGAWYAYGTTNAVFIGQGDTRERILPVVRSTDLVHWTYVGEVFPFAQRPSWWPTGTRPWAPDIRYVDGEYHLTYSLSNGGVGLAVSASAAGPWTDGGRLIPAGGSGCPTGNIDQSLFTDVGGQHYLYWGSYDTICVSKMNADATALTGPITQIARGRRAEGGYVVRRDGWYYLFYSDGGCCDGAFSGYTVKAGRADNPLGPFTTPSGADLMDLTSKDGIVLAANGDTWIGPGHNALQTDLSGQDWLVYHAISEDEPDFPPVIGPWGGTLTNLSRRPLLIDRLDWIDGWPVVRAGAGPSTEREEAPVAAFETGGDFNGADALDGWFTDWTVAADPDAGGHLTSPASGASLQLAKKQVKGDVRIEGDLRLGEGTGGAAGLVVAHKNDKNSITAWIDRTRGLFTVATTIKGATTETSAPLPAGFSYTTWQNVAVERRGNEITAALSADRLRDPVAEVAVDLPAGAPDFGRIGAATRGGRVDADNLGAAPLYTPVTERVAEPEPGALLPAYSDEFDGTGRPEAADAAWSWVRGEKATAATTGGGALTWPTQAAELYRTTNTASVLLRDAPEGDYLVETRLTFDGRLGNQQAGLVLYENDDRYFKLAHSVLPLLNNLGFLHVTEFNKEAERPTTTPPEAVSSGPMFGGPAASVLWLRLAYTQVDGQNRVRAASSTDGAHWTWAGSWSTPYRTAPRIGLISLNLPGATAKFDYVRTYELAGS, encoded by the coding sequence GTGATCAGTTCGATGGGCCATGCCGGTCTCCGAGCGCGGATCGCGGTCGTCGCGGCGGCGCTCGTGGCCGCCGCCGGCCTCGTGGGCGCGCCGCAGCGCGCGGCCCTCGCGGCACCGGCCGAGGGGTACGCCAACCCGGTCTCCGCGGGCGCCGTGGACACCCTGCCCGACCCTGCGATGATCAAGGCCAAGGACGGCGCCTGGTACGCGTACGGCACGACGAACGCGGTGTTCATCGGGCAGGGCGACACCCGCGAGCGCATCCTCCCGGTCGTCCGCTCCACCGACCTGGTCCACTGGACCTACGTCGGCGAGGTCTTCCCGTTCGCGCAGCGCCCGTCCTGGTGGCCCACCGGGACCCGGCCCTGGGCCCCCGACATCCGCTACGTCGACGGCGAGTACCACCTGACGTACTCGCTCTCGAACGGCGGAGTCGGCCTCGCCGTCAGCGCGTCCGCCGCGGGACCCTGGACGGACGGGGGAAGGCTGATCCCGGCGGGCGGCAGCGGCTGCCCGACGGGCAACATCGACCAGTCCCTGTTCACCGACGTGGGCGGACAGCACTACCTGTACTGGGGCAGTTACGACACGATCTGCGTGTCCAAGATGAACGCCGACGCCACGGCGCTCACCGGCCCGATCACCCAGATCGCCCGGGGCCGCCGCGCCGAAGGCGGCTATGTGGTCCGCCGCGACGGCTGGTACTACCTCTTCTACTCCGACGGCGGCTGCTGCGACGGCGCGTTCAGCGGCTACACCGTCAAGGCGGGCCGCGCCGACAACCCCCTCGGCCCGTTCACCACGCCGAGCGGCGCCGATCTGATGGACCTGACGAGCAAGGACGGCATCGTCCTCGCGGCCAACGGCGACACCTGGATCGGCCCCGGCCACAACGCGCTCCAGACCGACCTGTCCGGCCAGGACTGGCTGGTCTACCACGCGATCTCCGAGGACGAGCCGGACTTCCCGCCCGTCATCGGCCCGTGGGGCGGCACCCTGACGAACCTGAGCCGCCGCCCCCTGCTCATCGACCGGCTCGACTGGATCGACGGCTGGCCCGTCGTGCGGGCCGGCGCGGGCCCGTCCACCGAGCGGGAGGAGGCCCCGGTCGCCGCGTTCGAGACCGGCGGAGACTTCAACGGCGCGGACGCCCTCGACGGCTGGTTCACCGACTGGACCGTCGCCGCCGACCCCGACGCGGGCGGCCACCTGACCTCCCCGGCCTCCGGCGCGTCACTCCAGCTGGCCAAGAAGCAGGTCAAGGGCGACGTCCGGATCGAGGGCGACCTCCGGCTCGGCGAGGGCACGGGCGGCGCCGCGGGGCTCGTCGTCGCGCACAAGAACGACAAGAACTCGATCACCGCGTGGATCGACCGCACCCGCGGCCTGTTCACCGTCGCGACGACGATCAAGGGCGCGACCACCGAGACGAGCGCCCCGCTCCCGGCGGGCTTCTCCTACACCACCTGGCAGAACGTCGCCGTCGAGCGGCGCGGGAACGAGATCACCGCGGCGCTCTCCGCCGACCGGCTGCGCGACCCCGTCGCCGAGGTCGCCGTGGATCTCCCGGCCGGCGCGCCGGACTTCGGCAGGATCGGCGCGGCCACCCGGGGCGGCCGGGTCGACGCGGACAACCTCGGCGCGGCCCCGCTCTACACCCCCGTGACCGAGCGCGTCGCCGAGCCGGAGCCGGGCGCCCTCCTGCCCGCCTACTCCGACGAGTTCGACGGCACCGGCCGTCCCGAGGCGGCCGACGCGGCCTGGAGCTGGGTCCGCGGCGAGAAGGCGACCGCGGCGACGACCGGCGGCGGCGCGCTGACCTGGCCCACCCAGGCCGCCGAGCTCTACCGGACCACCAACACCGCCTCGGTCCTGCTCCGCGACGCGCCCGAGGGCGACTACCTCGTCGAGACCAGGTTGACCTTCGACGGGCGGCTCGGCAACCAGCAGGCCGGCCTCGTGCTGTACGAGAACGACGACAGGTACTTCAAGCTCGCCCACTCGGTCCTGCCGCTCCTGAACAACCTGGGCTTCCTGCACGTCACGGAGTTCAACAAGGAGGCCGAGCGCCCGACGACGACCCCGCCCGAGGCGGTCTCCAGCGGCCCGATGTTCGGCGGCCCGGCCGCCTCGGTGCTCTGGCTGCGCCTGGCCTACACCCAGGTCGACGGCCAGAACCGGGTCAGGGCGGCCTCCAGCACCGACGGGGCGCACTGGACCTGGGCCGGATCATGGTCGACGCCCTACCGGACGGCCCCTCGGATCGGCCTGATCTCGCTGAATCTCCCGGGCGCCACCGCGAAGTTCGACTATGTCCGGACGTACGAGCTGGCCGGTTCGTGA
- a CDS encoding enoyl-CoA hydratase → MTETAQTPPADDVVIVERSGAVALVRLNRPEARNALNTALMTGLLRVLGELDADPGVHAIVLTGTGKAFCAGLDLRELGSSGGNLGFGTPSPGAAPNTPWPPLRTPLIGAINGPAVTGGFELALNCDVLIGSEQASFADTHARVGVLPGWGLSVLLPLVVGRGNARRMSLTGDYLHAAEALRVGLLTQVVPADELVPAALALAETIARNDPAAVQTYLASYKAIEEAQIGEGYRVESDTSTGWLEATFDPAKVEARRQAIIDRGKAQTAR, encoded by the coding sequence ATGACCGAGACCGCCCAGACGCCCCCCGCCGACGACGTCGTCATCGTGGAGCGGTCCGGCGCGGTGGCGCTGGTCCGGCTGAACCGGCCGGAGGCGCGCAACGCGCTCAACACCGCCCTGATGACGGGCCTGCTGCGCGTCCTCGGAGAACTGGACGCCGATCCCGGGGTGCACGCGATCGTGCTCACCGGCACCGGGAAGGCGTTCTGCGCGGGCCTCGACCTCCGCGAGCTGGGTTCCAGCGGCGGGAACCTCGGATTCGGCACGCCGAGCCCCGGCGCGGCGCCGAACACCCCGTGGCCGCCGCTGCGCACGCCGCTGATCGGCGCGATCAACGGCCCGGCCGTCACCGGCGGATTCGAGCTGGCCCTGAACTGCGACGTCCTCATCGGCTCCGAGCAGGCCTCATTCGCCGACACCCACGCCCGGGTTGGGGTGCTGCCCGGCTGGGGCCTGTCGGTGCTGCTGCCGCTGGTCGTGGGCCGGGGCAACGCCCGCCGGATGAGCCTGACCGGCGACTACCTGCACGCCGCGGAGGCCCTGCGGGTGGGGCTGCTCACCCAGGTCGTCCCGGCCGACGAACTGGTGCCCGCCGCGCTCGCACTGGCCGAGACGATCGCCCGGAACGACCCGGCGGCCGTCCAGACCTACCTCGCCTCCTACAAGGCGATCGAGGAGGCCCAGATCGGCGAGGGCTACCGGGTCGAGTCCGACACCTCCACGGGCTGGCTCGAGGCGACGTTCGACCCGGCGAAGGTCGAGGCGCGCAGGCAGGCCATCATCGACCGCGGAAAGGCGCAGACGGCCCGCTAG
- a CDS encoding type B 50S ribosomal protein L31: protein MRKGIHPEYRPVVFRDKSADTLFLTRSTVSSDKTVEWTDGKTYPVVDVDVSSASHPFYTGRGRTIDTAGRIEQFQRRYGKRK, encoded by the coding sequence ATGAGGAAGGGAATCCACCCCGAGTACCGCCCGGTCGTCTTCCGCGACAAGAGCGCCGACACGCTCTTCCTGACCCGCTCGACGGTGTCGAGCGACAAGACCGTGGAGTGGACGGACGGCAAGACCTACCCCGTCGTCGACGTGGACGTCTCGTCCGCGAGCCACCCGTTCTACACGGGCCGCGGCCGCACGATCGACACCGCGGGCCGCATCGAGCAGTTCCAGCGCCGGTACGGCAAGCGCAAGTAA